Proteins co-encoded in one Dasypus novemcinctus isolate mDasNov1 chromosome 18, mDasNov1.1.hap2, whole genome shotgun sequence genomic window:
- the ZNF837 gene encoding zinc finger protein 837 → MEARQGGFPEARLGATRGPEDPGTERRPLAEGSARRCSSEEGDLRGAAAGCGTTPPPGAGAPGCGLCGSPAAGAQSAGAGAASSPDQGPPQAPHTEEGPCLCPAGTRASSRGSCPAWRRKDPAGEEPPVCGRCGGRASSWGCPRAQQCRDPAADDRPCDQGAGTQTLPGTQRRSPSVGPLPTCTQPQAGQGPPPGPERAPAPPAQRLYACAECGKAFARTSSLLQHERIHTGERPYACAECGRAFVRCSGLHRHQKTHSAARPRRSCLRGRPGPRREAAAGAKPYACAECAQAFGLFSHLVEHRRVHTGEKPYACPECGKAFNQRSNLSRHRRTHSSAKPYACALCEKAFKGRSGLLQHQRAHTGERPYSCPECGKAFRGCSELRQHERLHSGEKPYICRDCGQAFVRNCSLVRHRRTHTGERPYACSQCGRAFSQRSNLNEHQKRHAGRAAR, encoded by the coding sequence ATGGAGGCTCGGCAGGGAGGATTCCCCGAGGCTCGCCTGGGAGCCACCAGAGGTCCAGAGGACCCCGGAACAGAGCGGAGGCCCCTCGCAGAGGGCAGCGCCCGGAGGTGCTCATCTGAGGAGGGAGACCTGCGTGGAGCGGCGGCTGGCTGCGGGACGACTCCACCACCAGGGGCTGGTGCCCCGGGCTGCGGCCTCTGCGGGAGCCCCGCGGCGGGAGCCCAGAGCGCGGGCGCTGGAGCCGCCTCCTCTCCAGACCAGGGCCCGCCCCAGGCGCCACACACTGAGGAGGGCCCCTGTCTGTGCCCCGCGGGTACCAGAGCCTCCAGCCGGGGCTCCTGCCCGGCGTGGCGCCGCAAGGACCCCGCAGGGGAGGAGCCCCCTGTGTGTGGCCGCTGTGGCGGCCGGGCGTCTTCCTGGGGCTGCCCGCGGGCCCAGCAGTGCCGAGACCCCGCCGCGGACGACAGGCCGTGCGACCAAGGGGCGGGCACGCAGACCTTACCGGGCACCCAGCGGCGGAGCCCCTCGGTGGGGCCGCTCCCCACGTGCACACAGCCACAGGCCGGCCAGGGTCCCCCGCCGGGCCCCGagcgcgcccccgcgcccccagcCCAGCGGCTGTACGCGTGTGCCGAGTGCGGCAAGGCCTTCGCGCGCACCTCCAGCCTGCTGCAGCACGAGCGCATCCACACCGGCGAGAGGCCCTACGCGTGCGCCGAGTGCGGCCGCGCCTTCGTGCGCTGCTCCGGCCTCCACCGCCATCAGAAGACGCACTCGGCTGCGCGGCCCCGGAGGAGCTGCCTGCGTGGGCGCCCGGGGCCCCGGCGGGAGGCCGCGGCGGGAGCCAAGCCGTACGCGTGCGCCGAGTGCGCCCAGGCCTTCGGTCTGTTCTCGCACCTCGTGGAGCACCGGCGCGTGCACACGGGCGAGAAGCCGTACGCGTGCCCCGAGTGCGGCAAGGCCTTCAACCAGCGCTCCAACCTGAGCCGGCACCGGCGCACGCACAGCAGCGCCAAGCCCTACGCCTGCGCGCTGTGCGAGAAGGCCTTCAAGGGCCGCTCGGGGCTGCTGCAGCACCAGCGCGCGCACACCGGCGAGCGGCCCTACAGCTGCCCCGAGTGCGGCAAGGCCTTCCGCGGCTGCTCCGAGCTGCGCCAGCACGAGCGCCTGCACTCGGGCGAGAAGCCCTACATCTGCCGCGATTGCGGCCAGGCTTTCGTGCGCAACTGCAGCCTGGTGCGCCACCGGCGCACGCACACGGGCGAGCGGCCCTACGCCTGCAGCCAGTGCGGCCGCGCCTTCAGCCAGCGCTCCAACCTCAACGAGCACCAGAAGCGGCACGCGGGCCGCGCAGCGCGCTGA